In Verrucomicrobiia bacterium, a genomic segment contains:
- a CDS encoding ABC transporter ATP-binding protein: protein MPLLETHRLRRAFGGLIAVNDVSLNVERGQIKGLIGPNGAGKTTCFNLISGLLRPDAGQVVFDGHDITGWPPFRIARLGMARTFQNPSLFPRLNVLENVMVGCHARTHHDFLSCALRWPGMRREERAIREQALEQLRWLGLESWATRPAHALAFGQRRMVELARALAAQPSLLLLDEPASGLNPSEKVALAETIRQIRARGVTILLVEHDMPLVMSLADDLLVLHFGSAIAEGPPEVIRRNPKVIDIYLGQEATHAFAS from the coding sequence ATGCCGCTGCTTGAGACCCATCGCCTGCGGCGCGCCTTCGGCGGCCTGATCGCCGTGAATGACGTCTCGCTCAACGTCGAACGCGGCCAGATCAAAGGCCTGATCGGCCCCAACGGCGCCGGCAAAACCACCTGCTTCAACCTCATTTCCGGCCTGCTGCGCCCGGACGCCGGCCAGGTGGTCTTTGACGGTCACGACATCACCGGCTGGCCCCCGTTTCGCATTGCCCGGCTGGGCATGGCGCGCACCTTTCAGAATCCCAGTCTGTTTCCCCGCCTGAATGTTCTGGAAAACGTCATGGTGGGCTGCCATGCCCGCACGCATCACGATTTCCTGAGCTGCGCCCTGCGCTGGCCGGGCATGCGCCGTGAAGAACGGGCCATCCGGGAGCAGGCCCTCGAACAACTGCGCTGGCTGGGATTGGAATCATGGGCCACCCGCCCGGCCCATGCGCTGGCCTTTGGCCAGCGCCGCATGGTGGAGCTGGCCCGGGCTTTGGCCGCGCAGCCCTCCCTGTTGTTGCTGGACGAGCCGGCCAGCGGCCTCAATCCCTCCGAGAAAGTCGCCCTGGCTGAAACCATCCGCCAGATTCGCGCCCGCGGAGTCACCATTCTCCTGGTGGAACACGACATGCCCCTGGTGATGAGCCTGGCGGATGATCTCCTGGTGTTGCATTTTGGCTCCGCCATCGCTGAAGGCCCTCCCGAGGTCATCCGCCGCAATCCCAAAGTCATTGATATTTATCTGGGTCAGGAAGCCACCCATGCTTTTGCAAGTTAA
- a CDS encoding branched-chain amino acid ABC transporter permease, translated as MSWLKKILPYLTLAATLAGLQILLKLAGREFWLTQLTMALYCTIVVLGLCLLMGFAGQVSLGHAAFFAMGGYTAAWFTTHNFAPLQDTLWVKTLQALGLLHQRMDLYNNPILTGQPWAGCVLALGLTALVALIIGYPALRLRGHYLAMATLGFGLIVSKIIIGSSALGASDGLTNVPPWTMPGGLTLGRRPELRVQNYYLAGGVLLLALLVLRNWVHSRVGRALQAIHDRETAANAAGIDTAQYKLKTFVASALLAALAGVFYTHYTGGISPSKAGALESVRYVALAAAGGMSSLWGVTTMSTALNFCSFRGWFGSLDHAVFGAVLILIVSLAPEGPLRPLSEWAARWRAKMLRRKEAPDAAA; from the coding sequence ATGAGCTGGCTCAAAAAAATCCTGCCTTATCTGACCCTGGCCGCCACGCTGGCCGGCTTGCAAATCCTGTTGAAGCTGGCGGGACGCGAATTTTGGCTCACGCAGTTGACCATGGCGTTGTATTGCACCATCGTCGTGCTGGGACTTTGCCTGTTGATGGGATTTGCCGGGCAGGTCTCGCTGGGACATGCGGCCTTTTTTGCCATGGGCGGCTACACGGCCGCCTGGTTCACCACCCACAATTTTGCCCCACTGCAAGACACCCTCTGGGTCAAGACCCTGCAGGCCCTGGGTTTACTGCATCAAAGAATGGATTTGTACAACAACCCCATCCTCACCGGCCAGCCTTGGGCTGGTTGTGTGCTGGCTCTGGGATTGACAGCGCTGGTGGCCCTGATCATTGGTTATCCGGCGCTGCGGCTGCGGGGCCATTACCTGGCCATGGCCACCCTGGGCTTCGGGTTGATCGTCAGCAAAATCATCATCGGCAGCTCCGCCCTGGGCGCCTCCGACGGCCTGACCAATGTGCCCCCCTGGACCATGCCCGGCGGACTTACCCTGGGCCGGCGGCCCGAGCTTCGTGTGCAAAATTACTACCTGGCCGGGGGAGTGCTTTTGCTGGCCCTGCTGGTGCTCCGCAACTGGGTCCATTCCCGTGTGGGCCGCGCCCTGCAGGCCATTCATGACCGGGAAACCGCCGCCAATGCCGCTGGCATTGACACGGCCCAATACAAACTCAAGACCTTCGTCGCCAGTGCGCTGCTGGCGGCCCTGGCCGGGGTGTTCTACACGCATTACACCGGCGGCATCAGCCCCTCCAAGGCGGGGGCGCTGGAGTCCGTGCGTTATGTGGCGCTGGCGGCCGCCGGCGGGATGTCCAGTTTATGGGGCGTCACCACCATGAGCACCGCCTTGAACTTCTGCTCCTTCCGCGGCTGGTTTGGCAGCCTGGACCATGCCGTGTTTGGCGCCGTGCTCATTCTAATCGTGTCGCTGGCTCCGGAAGGGCCGTTGCGCCCGCTGAGCGAGTGGGCCGCCCGCTGGCGCGCCAAAATGCTCCGCCGAAAGGAGGCCCCGGATGCCGCTGCTTGA
- a CDS encoding branched-chain amino acid ABC transporter permease → MDADNLALQYLLSGITKGSIYAVVAIGFNLIYSATGVLNFAQGEFVMLGGMIAVTLAQFVPLPVAVTGAVLAVTLLGCLLELAFFRRLRRHSVLHLIIITIGLSIVIQEAALHLWDEKVRSLPYFTGNEVTSVRWWGASISPQVFWVLGTVGVAVLALHLFLRHTLTGQAMRACSAQPEAAMLAGINLQTMRTLAFGLSAGLGALAGCVISPITMTHYEMGAPLAIKGFASAILGGLGNPTAALVGGLLVGILEAASVSVLPAAYNDVAAFAVLLLVLFLRPHGLWGKPAGQGVREH, encoded by the coding sequence ATGGACGCGGACAATCTGGCGCTCCAATACCTGCTCTCGGGCATCACCAAGGGCAGCATCTACGCCGTGGTGGCCATCGGGTTCAACCTGATCTACAGCGCCACCGGCGTGCTCAACTTTGCCCAGGGCGAATTCGTCATGTTGGGGGGCATGATCGCCGTAACCCTGGCCCAATTCGTGCCCCTCCCCGTGGCGGTGACCGGCGCCGTGCTGGCTGTCACCCTGCTGGGCTGCCTGTTGGAGCTGGCCTTTTTTCGCCGGTTGCGCCGTCACTCCGTCCTGCATCTCATCATCATTACCATTGGCCTTTCCATCGTCATCCAGGAGGCCGCGTTGCATCTGTGGGATGAAAAGGTCCGTTCACTGCCCTACTTCACCGGCAATGAAGTCACCTCCGTGCGCTGGTGGGGAGCCTCCATTTCGCCCCAGGTGTTCTGGGTGCTGGGCACGGTGGGCGTGGCCGTGCTGGCCTTGCATCTCTTCCTGCGTCATACCCTGACCGGCCAGGCCATGCGCGCCTGCTCGGCCCAGCCGGAGGCCGCCATGCTGGCCGGCATCAACCTGCAAACCATGCGCACCCTCGCCTTCGGGCTGAGCGCCGGTCTGGGGGCGCTGGCTGGCTGTGTCATTTCCCCAATCACCATGACCCATTACGAAATGGGCGCTCCGCTGGCCATCAAAGGCTTCGCCTCCGCCATCCTGGGCGGGCTGGGGAATCCCACCGCCGCCCTGGTGGGCGGCCTGCTGGTGGGCATTCTCGAGGCGGCCAGCGTGAGCGTGCTGCCGGCCGCCTACAACGACGTGGCCGCCTTTGCCGTGCTGCTGCTGGTCCTTTTCCTCCGCCCGCATGGCCTGTGGGGCAAACCCGCCGGCCAGGGGGTGCGTGAACATTAA
- a CDS encoding ABC transporter substrate-binding protein has protein sequence MKMISVLWASLALALLPLHAAPRDNVIKVGALFSVTGPAAFLGAPEAKTAQMVADKINAAGGVDGRKIQLLVKDTAGSPEKAVALARQLIEEERVLAIIGPSTSGETMQIKNLCEENQTLLISCAAAEVIVNPVAKYVFKTAQNDSAAIAWIYRHMKEKNLSRIAILTGNDGFGVAGKKQLEDAAKAAGLQIVANEVYDRQATDLTDILTKVKSVAGVQAVVNWSIVPAQSIVAKNMRQIGLNVPLYQSHGFGNRKYVEQAGAAAEGILFPASRLLVAHELPDNHPQKAVLLAYLKEYEAQFKEEASAFGGYAHDALMIVVEGVRQAKSTEPARVREAIEKLKNFVGVTGTFNFSPADHGGLGLDAFEMLTVKDGKFTIYKP, from the coding sequence ATGAAGATGATTAGCGTATTGTGGGCCAGCCTGGCCCTGGCCCTCCTGCCCCTCCATGCCGCCCCCCGCGATAACGTCATCAAAGTGGGCGCCCTCTTCTCCGTCACCGGCCCCGCGGCCTTCCTCGGCGCCCCGGAGGCCAAAACCGCCCAAATGGTGGCGGACAAAATCAACGCCGCAGGCGGGGTGGACGGCCGTAAAATTCAGCTTCTCGTCAAGGACACCGCCGGCAGCCCGGAGAAAGCCGTGGCCCTGGCCCGGCAGCTCATCGAGGAGGAGCGGGTCCTCGCCATCATCGGCCCCTCCACCAGCGGCGAAACCATGCAAATCAAAAACCTGTGCGAGGAGAACCAAACCCTGCTCATCTCCTGCGCCGCCGCGGAGGTCATCGTGAATCCTGTCGCCAAATATGTGTTCAAAACGGCGCAAAATGACAGTGCGGCCATCGCCTGGATTTATCGTCACATGAAGGAAAAGAACCTCAGCCGCATCGCCATCCTGACCGGCAATGACGGCTTCGGCGTGGCCGGCAAAAAGCAACTGGAGGACGCCGCCAAAGCGGCGGGGCTGCAAATCGTTGCCAACGAGGTGTATGACCGCCAGGCCACGGATTTGACGGACATCCTGACCAAGGTCAAGAGCGTGGCAGGCGTGCAGGCGGTGGTCAACTGGAGCATCGTGCCGGCCCAATCCATCGTGGCCAAAAACATGCGCCAGATCGGTCTTAATGTGCCGCTCTACCAGAGCCACGGCTTCGGCAACCGCAAATATGTGGAACAGGCCGGCGCGGCGGCCGAGGGCATCCTCTTTCCCGCCAGCCGCCTGCTCGTGGCGCATGAGCTGCCGGACAACCATCCCCAAAAAGCCGTGCTGCTGGCGTATCTCAAGGAATACGAAGCCCAATTCAAAGAAGAAGCCAGCGCCTTTGGCGGCTATGCCCATGACGCCCTGATGATCGTCGTGGAAGGTGTGCGGCAGGCCAAAAGCACCGAACCGGCCCGGGTCCGCGAGGCGATTGAAAAGCTGAAAAATTTTGTGGGTGTCACCGGCACCTTCAACTTCTCTCCTGCGGATCATGGCGGGCTGGGACTGGATGCCTTCGAGATGCTGACGGTCAAGGACGGCAAGTTTACCATTTACAAACCGTAA
- a CDS encoding CCA tRNA nucleotidyltransferase, with the protein MPERLAHAAREIVRRLQAAGHAAYWVGGCVRDLQLGREPQDYDIATSARPAEVEALFPRCRPVGRQFGVVVVVLQGHPFQVATFRAEAGYPDGRHPARVTFTSAEEDARRRDFTINGLFLDPLTGQLHDWVGGGRDLQLRLIRTIGPPEHRFAEDHLRLLRAARFAAQLDFDLAPATLQAVRKLAPALRKVSAERVREELTKLFHPACAARGLDWLERCALLDVVLPEVAALAGCVQDPAYHPEGDVLEHVRRMMRLLPPDADPLLPWAVMLHDIGKPACQSLDEAGRRHFYQHEKVGAKIADALCRRLRFPNAEREALVECVRSHMKYHQARQMRRSTLRRLLLRPTAALEVELHRLDCASSGRDLANYEFLQQARRDLAAQPALTRPLLTGKDLLALGLSPGPAVGQLLKEAREKQLQGELQTPEDARSWACRKLSRPPDDKDKPPPA; encoded by the coding sequence ATGCCGGAGCGCCTCGCACATGCCGCCCGTGAGATCGTCCGCCGCCTGCAAGCCGCCGGCCACGCCGCCTATTGGGTGGGCGGCTGCGTCCGGGATTTGCAGTTGGGACGGGAACCGCAGGATTACGACATTGCCACCAGCGCCAGGCCGGCGGAGGTGGAAGCCCTGTTTCCCCGCTGTCGGCCGGTGGGCCGCCAGTTCGGTGTCGTGGTGGTGGTATTGCAGGGCCATCCATTCCAGGTGGCCACCTTCCGCGCCGAGGCCGGGTACCCGGATGGCCGCCACCCCGCCCGGGTCACTTTCACCTCCGCGGAGGAGGATGCCCGGCGGCGGGACTTTACCATCAACGGTCTGTTTCTTGATCCTCTCACCGGACAGTTGCACGACTGGGTGGGCGGTGGCCGGGATTTGCAGCTCCGCCTGATTCGCACCATCGGGCCGCCCGAACACCGTTTCGCCGAAGATCACCTCCGCCTGCTCCGGGCCGCGCGATTCGCCGCGCAACTCGATTTTGACCTGGCGCCGGCCACCCTGCAGGCCGTGCGCAAACTGGCGCCCGCCCTCCGCAAGGTCAGCGCGGAGCGCGTGCGGGAGGAATTGACAAAACTCTTTCATCCCGCCTGCGCAGCGCGCGGCCTGGACTGGCTCGAGCGCTGCGCACTCCTCGACGTGGTTCTGCCGGAGGTGGCTGCCCTGGCCGGGTGTGTGCAGGATCCAGCCTACCACCCGGAGGGGGATGTGCTGGAACACGTCCGCCGCATGATGCGCCTGCTGCCGCCGGACGCTGACCCGCTCCTGCCCTGGGCGGTCATGTTGCACGACATCGGCAAACCCGCCTGCCAGAGCCTCGATGAGGCAGGCCGGCGCCATTTTTATCAGCACGAAAAAGTTGGCGCAAAAATCGCCGATGCCCTCTGCCGCCGCCTCCGCTTTCCCAACGCCGAGCGCGAAGCGCTGGTGGAGTGTGTCCGCTCCCACATGAAATACCATCAAGCCCGCCAGATGCGCCGCAGCACGCTCCGCCGCCTTCTGCTCCGGCCCACCGCCGCCCTGGAGGTGGAGCTGCACCGGCTGGACTGCGCCTCTTCCGGGCGGGACCTGGCCAACTACGAGTTTCTCCAGCAGGCCAGGCGCGATTTGGCCGCCCAGCCGGCCCTGACCCGACCCCTGTTGACGGGCAAAGACTTGCTGGCCCTGGGCCTGTCTCCCGGCCCCGCCGTGGGGCAGCTCCTCAAGGAAGCCCGGGAAAAACAGTTGCAGGGAGAACTGCAAACCCCGGAAGACGCCCGGAGCTGGGCCTGCCGAAAACTTTCCCGCCCGCCCGATGATAAAGACAAGCCCCCGCCCGCCTGA
- a CDS encoding PTS sugar transporter subunit IIA: MQLGDILGVEQIVPDLKATNRWEAIDELVDVLIATGKIQAKDRAAIIAAVRKRENSMSTGIGFGIGIPHASTDLLFEVVGALGRSKKGVDFDALDNRPVHLVMLFLVPQGQFQKHLHTLANIAKLLHIQEFRNALVEAPDAEAMLRIIKEQSRK, from the coding sequence ATGCAATTAGGCGACATCCTGGGTGTCGAGCAGATCGTGCCAGACCTCAAGGCGACCAATCGCTGGGAAGCCATTGACGAGCTGGTGGATGTGCTCATCGCCACCGGCAAAATCCAGGCCAAAGACCGGGCGGCCATCATCGCGGCGGTGCGCAAGCGGGAAAACTCCATGAGCACCGGCATCGGGTTTGGCATCGGCATCCCCCATGCTTCGACGGATTTGTTGTTTGAAGTGGTGGGTGCCTTGGGCCGCTCGAAAAAAGGGGTGGATTTTGATGCGCTGGACAACCGGCCGGTGCATCTGGTCATGTTGTTTTTGGTGCCGCAGGGCCAGTTTCAGAAGCATCTGCACACCCTGGCCAACATTGCCAAACTCCTGCACATTCAGGAATTCCGCAACGCGCTGGTGGAAGCGCCGGATGCCGAGGCGATGCTGCGGATCATCAAGGAGCAGAGCCGCAAGTAG
- the argS gene encoding arginine--tRNA ligase gives MLYLTLEKQLHTAVRAVLPEADLTALQVRPCADPKFGDYQCNLMGLAKQHQRPPRPLAEEVKARLQVGAWCESVELAGAGFLNFRLRAEAMAQELEQAAGGGPLFFTPAEQPRTVVVDFSSPNVAKPMHVGHIRSTILGDSLARILRLLGHRVITDNHLGDWGTQFGKLLLGWKQRLTPAARERATIDDLERLYKEVNAACEADAAQLEAARQELVKLQQGDPENLAIWQRMIALSRAEFDAIYQRLGVRFDYTLGESFYNPFLKQIVQELLERGIARESDGAVCVFSDGKLPPKEDPFLIQREGQWVPNPCLILKSDGAANYATTDLATLDYRWRTWKPEEIIYVTDGRQQLHFRQVFAVFARWQPEAAAHMRLAHVWFGSILGEDGKPFKTRSGETIRLSELLDEAEERALAVVNQKNPELPEDERRRIARVVGIGAVKYADLLPNRQSDYVFSWDKMLSLQGNSAVYLLYAYARIRSIFRKGLEQGISGAGAGPVQLGTVEERALARHLLNFGLVLRIAAEEYRPNYLCNYLYELAGLFARFFEQCPVLKSEEGVRASRLKLCDLTARVLQQGLEVLGIETLEQI, from the coding sequence ATGCTTTACTTAACGCTGGAAAAACAATTGCACACGGCCGTCCGTGCCGTGCTGCCGGAGGCCGATTTGACCGCCCTCCAGGTGCGCCCCTGTGCCGATCCCAAGTTTGGCGATTATCAATGCAACCTGATGGGGCTGGCCAAACAACACCAGCGCCCCCCCCGTCCATTGGCCGAGGAAGTGAAGGCCCGCCTGCAGGTGGGCGCGTGGTGTGAATCGGTGGAGCTGGCCGGGGCCGGTTTTCTCAATTTTCGCCTGCGGGCGGAGGCCATGGCCCAGGAGCTGGAGCAGGCGGCCGGCGGCGGGCCCCTGTTTTTCACGCCGGCCGAGCAACCTCGGACGGTGGTGGTGGACTTCAGCTCGCCCAATGTGGCCAAGCCCATGCATGTGGGGCATATCCGTTCCACCATTTTGGGGGACAGTCTGGCGCGGATTTTGCGGCTGCTCGGTCATCGGGTCATCACAGACAATCACCTTGGGGACTGGGGGACGCAATTTGGCAAGCTGCTTTTGGGGTGGAAACAACGGCTCACGCCCGCCGCCCGGGAGCGGGCCACCATTGATGATTTGGAGCGGCTTTACAAGGAGGTCAACGCCGCCTGTGAGGCGGACGCCGCCCAGTTGGAGGCGGCGCGCCAGGAGCTGGTCAAATTGCAACAGGGGGATCCGGAAAACCTGGCCATCTGGCAGCGGATGATTGCACTCTCGCGGGCGGAATTTGATGCCATCTATCAACGGCTGGGGGTGCGATTTGATTACACCCTGGGCGAAAGTTTCTACAACCCTTTCCTCAAACAAATCGTCCAGGAATTGCTGGAGCGGGGGATTGCCCGCGAAAGTGACGGGGCGGTGTGCGTGTTTTCCGACGGGAAACTGCCGCCCAAGGAGGACCCATTCCTCATCCAGCGGGAGGGCCAATGGGTGCCCAATCCCTGCCTGATTCTCAAGAGCGATGGCGCCGCCAACTACGCCACCACGGACTTGGCCACTTTGGATTACCGGTGGCGCACGTGGAAGCCGGAGGAAATCATTTACGTGACGGACGGACGCCAGCAGTTGCACTTCCGGCAGGTGTTTGCCGTGTTTGCCCGCTGGCAGCCGGAGGCGGCCGCGCACATGCGGCTGGCCCATGTCTGGTTTGGCTCCATCTTGGGTGAAGATGGCAAGCCCTTCAAAACCCGCAGTGGTGAGACCATTCGGCTGAGCGAGCTGCTGGACGAAGCCGAGGAGCGCGCCCTGGCGGTGGTGAACCAGAAAAATCCGGAGCTGCCAGAGGACGAGCGCCGCCGCATTGCGCGGGTGGTGGGGATTGGCGCGGTTAAATACGCCGATTTGCTGCCCAACCGGCAGAGCGATTACGTGTTCAGTTGGGACAAGATGCTGTCCTTGCAGGGGAATTCGGCGGTGTATCTGCTCTATGCTTATGCCCGCATTCGCAGCATTTTCCGCAAAGGCTTGGAGCAGGGCATCAGCGGAGCGGGGGCGGGGCCGGTGCAACTGGGGACGGTGGAAGAACGGGCGCTGGCGCGGCATCTGCTGAATTTTGGTCTGGTGTTGCGGATTGCGGCGGAGGAGTACCGGCCGAATTATTTGTGCAACTACCTCTATGAGCTGGCGGGGTTGTTTGCGCGGTTTTTTGAGCAATGCCCGGTGCTGAAAAGCGAGGAGGGCGTTCGGGCTTCCCGCTTGAAACTATGTGATTTGACGGCGCGGGTGCTCCAGCAGGGCCTGGAAGTGCTGGGGATCGAGACGCTGGAGCAGATTTGA
- a CDS encoding sigma-54 dependent transcriptional regulator, whose protein sequence is MKPPRVLLIEDDAGLATGLQSVLGDEGYEVVWEMRGDAGFERARSGQFDTVITDLRLPGLGGLELVRRLHETNPRLPIILMTAHGTAETAIEATKGGAFDYLLKPFEMPELLALTARAVSSARLVSEPIALGPEAPPDRLALIGRSRAMQEIYKEIGRVAAKPVSVLIRGETGTGKELIARAIYQYSDRAKGPFIAINCAAIPETLLESELFGHERGAFTGAEARRIGRFEQANGGTIFLDEIGDMTPGTQVKLLRVLQEKAIQRLGGRETIPVDVRVIAATNRDLEAAMRERLFREDLFYRLSVVVISLPPLRERREDIPVLVGYFLRRLGPELGCPEPLIQPEALDFLQAQPWPGNVRELENVIRKALLLASGYPISLDHVRAVTVGRPLGETKDPTLRELSMELLTAAQRGELTDAYERLITAAEKELLGQAIKLAQGNQAKAARWLGISRLTLREKLTQFGLHPSQEGGPS, encoded by the coding sequence ATGAAACCACCTCGGGTGCTCTTGATTGAAGACGATGCCGGCCTGGCCACCGGCCTGCAATCCGTCCTGGGAGATGAAGGTTATGAAGTGGTCTGGGAAATGCGGGGAGACGCCGGCTTCGAGCGCGCCCGGAGCGGCCAGTTTGACACGGTCATCACCGATTTGCGCCTGCCGGGCCTGGGCGGCCTGGAGCTGGTGCGGCGCCTGCATGAAACCAATCCCCGCCTGCCCATCATCCTGATGACGGCTCACGGCACCGCGGAAACCGCCATCGAGGCCACCAAGGGCGGTGCTTTTGATTACCTGCTGAAACCGTTTGAAATGCCGGAGCTCCTGGCCCTCACCGCCCGCGCCGTTTCCAGCGCCCGCCTCGTCAGCGAGCCGATCGCCCTCGGCCCGGAAGCCCCGCCCGACCGCCTGGCCCTCATCGGCCGCAGCCGCGCCATGCAGGAGATCTACAAGGAAATCGGGCGCGTCGCCGCCAAGCCGGTCAGCGTGCTGATTCGCGGCGAAACCGGCACGGGAAAGGAGCTGATCGCCCGCGCCATTTATCAATATAGCGACCGCGCCAAAGGGCCGTTCATTGCCATCAACTGCGCGGCCATCCCGGAAACCCTCCTGGAAAGCGAACTGTTCGGCCACGAACGGGGCGCCTTCACCGGGGCCGAGGCCCGGCGCATTGGCCGTTTTGAGCAGGCCAATGGCGGCACCATCTTCCTAGATGAAATCGGCGACATGACCCCCGGCACGCAGGTCAAACTGCTGCGGGTGTTGCAGGAAAAGGCCATTCAACGCCTCGGCGGCCGCGAAACCATCCCCGTGGATGTGCGGGTGATTGCCGCCACCAATCGCGATTTGGAGGCCGCCATGCGCGAGCGGCTGTTTCGGGAGGATTTGTTTTACCGCCTCAGCGTGGTGGTGATCTCCCTGCCGCCGCTCCGCGAGCGCCGTGAGGACATCCCGGTCCTGGTGGGCTATTTCCTGCGCCGCCTGGGGCCGGAACTGGGTTGCCCCGAACCACTCATTCAACCCGAAGCCCTGGACTTCCTCCAGGCCCAGCCCTGGCCCGGCAACGTGCGCGAGCTGGAAAACGTGATTCGCAAAGCCCTGCTGCTGGCCTCCGGTTATCCGATCAGTCTGGACCACGTCCGCGCCGTGACAGTGGGCCGGCCCCTGGGCGAAACCAAGGATCCCACCTTGCGCGAATTGTCCATGGAGTTGCTGACCGCCGCCCAACGGGGTGAGCTGACGGACGCCTACGAGCGGCTCATTACCGCCGCCGAAAAGGAACTGCTCGGCCAGGCCATCAAACTGGCGCAGGGCAACCAGGCCAAGGCTGCCCGCTGGCTGGGCATCTCGCGCCTGACCCTCCGCGAGAAGCTCACGCAGTTCGGCCTGCATCCCAGCCAGGAGGGCGGCCCCTCCTGA
- a CDS encoding ATP-binding protein, with translation MKINWYWRLGGFIVGITAMVVLIAWGALSAWRMIGVVEERFATVGQQSFYFAERLQQTLMRLNNLMLRYLTRQQTEDWREFEQNNLFLQTWMYSKRHELLSANERRIQTDLEQVYTEYLAAARRVHEIMQKSGPQGPELAEAMRHFESQSQRMAAKASELANAHRQAQQAVLAELNTTLSKLHVIVIAALLMLLSAGYFLARSVYRDLIAPLRQELVQSRNLLERQQKLASLGVLAAGVAHEIRNPLTAIKARIFTLRKGLKPGSRELTDTEVIDQEINRLERIVKDFLLFARPSDPVLERVPAGRPLEEIERLMRPQLEKNGVHLEVEPPAEMYVQVDLQQIKQVLMNLVQNAAEAAPGGRIVLRARRLQVSLNGRPQPAVSLEVQDNGPGIPEEVQKHLFDPFYSTKEGGTGLGLSIAARLIEKHGGVLHFDTRPQQGTTFKIILPESKTA, from the coding sequence TTGAAAATAAACTGGTACTGGCGTCTGGGCGGATTCATCGTCGGCATCACCGCCATGGTGGTGCTAATCGCTTGGGGCGCCCTGTCCGCCTGGCGCATGATTGGGGTGGTGGAGGAACGTTTCGCCACGGTGGGCCAGCAAAGCTTCTACTTCGCCGAGCGCCTGCAGCAAACGCTGATGCGCCTGAACAATCTCATGCTCCGTTACCTCACCCGCCAGCAAACCGAGGACTGGCGGGAATTTGAGCAGAACAACCTGTTCCTCCAGACCTGGATGTACTCCAAACGACACGAACTGCTTTCCGCCAACGAACGCCGCATTCAAACCGATTTGGAACAGGTTTATACGGAGTACCTGGCCGCGGCCCGCCGAGTGCATGAAATCATGCAGAAATCCGGCCCCCAAGGGCCGGAGCTGGCCGAGGCCATGCGCCATTTCGAGTCCCAGTCCCAGCGCATGGCCGCCAAGGCCTCAGAGCTGGCCAATGCCCACCGTCAGGCGCAACAAGCCGTGCTGGCCGAGCTGAACACCACCTTGTCCAAACTCCATGTAATTGTCATTGCGGCCCTGTTGATGCTCCTCAGCGCCGGCTATTTCCTGGCCCGCTCCGTCTATCGGGACTTGATTGCCCCCCTCCGCCAGGAATTGGTGCAAAGCCGCAACCTCCTGGAACGCCAGCAAAAACTCGCCTCGCTGGGGGTGCTCGCCGCCGGGGTGGCGCATGAAATTCGCAATCCCCTCACCGCCATCAAGGCCCGCATTTTCACGCTGCGCAAAGGATTAAAACCCGGCTCCCGCGAGCTGACGGACACCGAGGTCATTGACCAGGAAATCAACCGCCTGGAGCGCATCGTCAAGGATTTCCTGCTCTTCGCGCGCCCCTCCGACCCGGTGCTGGAGCGCGTGCCCGCCGGCCGGCCCCTGGAAGAAATTGAGCGGTTAATGCGCCCGCAGCTCGAAAAAAATGGGGTCCATTTGGAGGTCGAACCGCCCGCCGAGATGTATGTGCAGGTGGACCTGCAGCAAATTAAACAGGTGCTCATGAATCTGGTGCAAAATGCCGCCGAAGCCGCCCCGGGAGGGCGCATCGTGCTGCGCGCCAGACGGTTGCAGGTCTCCTTGAATGGCCGCCCCCAGCCCGCCGTGAGTTTGGAGGTGCAGGACAACGGCCCGGGCATCCCGGAGGAGGTGCAAAAACACCTGTTTGACCCCTTCTATTCCACCAAGGAAGGCGGTACGGGGCTGGGACTTTCCATTGCCGCCCGCTTGATCGAAAAACACGGCGGCGTGCTGCATTTTGACACCCGCCCGCAACAGGGCACAACCTTCAAGATCATTCTACCGGAAAGCAAAACCGCATGA
- a CDS encoding response regulator, which translates to MSKRILVVDDDVAVRESLAQVLAMENYEPLLAADARQAMDILRQEAPDLVLLDITMPGKNGWDLFEKMEKLYPLVPVIIITAKPNQQGRATGYGADALMEKPLDLPLLLSTIEQLLSETPAQRVARLTNPKFVTPRLGHEYAH; encoded by the coding sequence ATGAGCAAACGCATTCTGGTGGTGGATGATGATGTGGCCGTGCGCGAGTCGCTTGCGCAGGTGCTGGCCATGGAGAACTACGAGCCGTTGTTGGCCGCCGACGCCCGCCAGGCGATGGACATCCTGCGGCAGGAGGCACCGGATTTGGTCCTGCTGGACATCACCATGCCTGGCAAGAACGGGTGGGACTTGTTTGAAAAGATGGAAAAGCTTTACCCGCTGGTGCCGGTCATCATCATCACGGCCAAACCCAATCAACAAGGGCGGGCCACCGGCTATGGCGCCGATGCGCTGATGGAAAAACCCTTGGACTTGCCCCTGTTGCTAAGCACCATCGAGCAACTGCTCTCAGAAACACCCGCGCAGCGCGTGGCCCGGCTCACCAATCCGAAATTTGTCACCCCCCGCCTCGGGCACGAGTACGCCCATTGA